The Anopheles maculipalpis chromosome 3RL, idAnoMacuDA_375_x, whole genome shotgun sequence genomic sequence CTCACCCATGCTAATGTCTTCCTCTTTAGGCGATTCTGCCCCACACGGAACTCCGCTTTCGCTAGGAGGCCCCGGGGGGCAGGCTGATTGTCACCGAAGCGCAAGCGTAGATATCGGCGGTGGACGCACCGGTTTGTTTTCAAGGATGCGTTCTATTTCCAGCATTACACCGGTCGACAGCCGTGGCAGTAACTGCAAAATGTCGCATGCAAACAGTCGACTCGTTAGAGGTGGACTTCAATTTGAAACACATCCAACGTCACTAACAGTActattttacacaaaaaaaaatttcatccaACTCAACACGTATGCGGCGAGAGTCATTGATAATTTTATGCACAAGTTATCAATATCCACCTCTCTGCCAAAGCTTACCTGTAGCGCTTGCAGACTTTGATGGAGTTGTTCCGGCGAGGTGGCACCGAGCAGCAAGCATTGTACCGGTTCGTGCTTCAGAGACCACGCAATCGATAGCTGTACCGCGTTGCAGCCCAGCTTTTCCGCCAGATTGCTAATGTCTCTCGCCTTGTCGTACAGCCGGCGTGCCTCGTCCTGCAGATCCTTGCGCAAATGCAGCATAACCGCCAGATGGGcggaaaatagaaagaaaggaaCACAGATATGTACGCTACAGTGCGGTCTGATCGATGATCGTGCACTTACTTCTTTGTTTACTTCATCCTCGATCCAGGAGTAGCTTTGGCTTTTGCTCTTCAGCGATCCCTTCGGTATCCAGAGCTTTTCGCCGTTCTGCGCATCACCCAAGCACATGGACAGTGGACCCCAAGCCATAAATCCGACGCCAATTTTGTTGTACATCTCCGGCAGGTAAAGCTCCGCCTTCTCGCGACAGAACATGTGATATTCCGACTGTTCCACGATCGGTGTCACACAGTTAAACTGCCGACAGTTGGTGTAGGCTTCCATTATCTAtttcccaaaaataaaataaacggaACGACAGGATATGCGATCGTTACGCTGCACTCAATAAACGGAAATCGACAATAACAATTACCTCTACCGGCGACCATCGTGCTGTTCCCCAATACATGGACCATCCTTGCGATATGACGTAATTCATTGCCCGCACAATCTCTGTGGTAAATCACAGCGCGAGAGCATTAGTTGcgtttgttcttctttttttctcttacctTCAAATATGTTCGACCACTAACACTAACCTTCCATCGGGCACATAGAATCCGCCTTGTGCACCAGTATGACGTCGATGTATGGCAGCTGCAACCTTTGCAGGCTCGCTTGGACACTTTCGATGATGTGTTTTCTCGATAATCCTCGCTCCTCGGATCTGGCAAAAGATTAAAGCACgggtggaaaggaaaatattaaaaatagatCTCCATGCACGCACTCATCTGCGAAATATGGGTGCACCGAAATGTCGGCTGCCGGCTCTTACTTTGTGCTCCaataaatttttgttgttatgaCGAAGCTGGTCCGCTTCCATCCTGCCTTTTGAATGATCTTTCCCAGCTCTATTTCCGCACGTGTACCTGTGAATGTGGCGCAGTGGCAAGGCAGGCATATGGTTTAAAGACATTTCCGCCTCTGGAGCGATTATTGCCACCTACCTGAATGTGCTTCGGAAAGGTCAAATAAATTGATTCCGCTATCGACGGCAAGCCGCAGGATAGCTTCCGCCTGTTCCTCGGAAACGCCCGGCGAAAAGATGGGCCATGTGCCGAGACCAACGTTCGAGACGCGCAGGCCACTCTTGCCGAGATTTTTGTAGCGCAAACCGGGCGTCGTCGTTGCATTGCTGCGTATCTGGATGGCCGGATTGGATCCCAAACTTGTGGAACGACCTGACGAGCGAATGCGCGCGATAGACAGTgggataaaatattgtttacgtAAAATGTATGGCCACAGGCAGTCTTCACTTACCAAAATCGAGCTGAGCAGTCGTGCCACTAAATTCCTCCATGCAATCTAGTGAAGCTATGGGAGCACGGCACCTGTAATGGAGGAGTTACGTAGGAACCGGGCAAACCCCACAAGGAACGTCGGGATGGATTGGGTCACGGAAAAGAAGTTAATTAATTACTGTTGCTCTAATAATTAAGTACGGTACGTAACCGGCTAAGATCGTATTAAGGGCGTGAATGCGGTGGATGGATATAGACCAGAGGTCAGTTTAATTACTTTCGAttcttgttttcgtttcttcggtagtttttgtttttgttgttttgtgttgctcctCCTCGTTTCAGGAggaagcaaaaggaaataaaagggCATCAAAGGGCGAAATTGGTTTCGAGTATTGGTAATTAAAAGTGTGAACGTGCTCCGTGGCCAATTTTCCCCGCAAAGTCGAAACTACTCGTCGCTACTGATACTGATACGATTCGTTGTACTCGCAGTAGCAATTGTTTAGTAGTTGGGAAAACGGCATCTCCGCTTTGATCAACCCAAATCCGCGGTAGAGCCAGGGAAGGCACAGGCAAAATGTACAATTTCGATCCGGTAGACACAGTAACGCAACACAGTCGGTCCAACCAAAAAATCAACCGCTCTAGCGCGGCAGCTAATATTAACCATACCGATGCTACCGTACACTAACGGCCACAGCTTAGCATATCTAATTATAAACGGAAGGTAACGAAAATGATGAGAATTCACTCCCATGACCCAACATTTTTGTCAACTTTGATTTCGGCCGTGTACGAAAATTGTCCGTTTTTTTCATGGTTCTACCAAGCTGCCTGACGCCTGGTTATGCCAGGCCAGGCCAGGCATTTTATTGCCCCCGTGCGCTCTTACGGTTTCGTTGGTTCAATTAGTACAAAAAATGTGTCCTGTTTTTCATTATGCTCACTTCCTGCTCCTCTCCATCCCTTCAACcaaaagcgcacacacacacatacatacacacacctaaGTGAAGCAGCACACTGGCTGGTCACTGTTGGCACCCTCCCACTGTAATCACACTGACCCGCgacaaaccccttttttgttggaattGGTACCTGTAGATTGTAACCGGATTTGAATCCTCACTAATATTGTCATTGTTAACGTTATTGTCGTTATTAGTTTTTGAAGCAACATTACATAACACGATCGACATACCGGAAATGTCCTTTTCTTTGCCTACAAAATTCCTTTTGCCACCAAACTTCACTTATCGTCGTGCCTAGGGCGATCAAGAAGGTACAAAGAAGAATTGAACTGACACTGACTTTGACGGTGATGGTGGCTGGCTGCtggtgacgatgacgatgacgacgacgacgactccGACGGTGTGCCGAGGCAGCTAGGTTGGCCGATGGGGAAGCTGATGCTGGTTTGTGTGGTAGTGGTGGCAGTGACGGCAGCTTAACCGTATTATGTCCGCATCGAAATCCGGACTAGCCAATTTCACGAAACATTCACAAACGCACTGGCAGACACCTTCTTTcgtatgttgtgtgtgtgtgcgtgggtaACTATTTTTTCGTGGAGGGCAAAAAGGGGTCTGGTTTGTGAGGTTGGTGAAACGCGTTCAGGGGACACAACACTGGCAGATTTGTCTCGTCTGGTGCGTGCGATCTGGAtccactgcaaaaaaaaaacagcacaccaCTGCAGAAGCCAGAGGAGCCAGAAAGTGTCGCATACGAGTAAAACTGCACTACTTTTCGAAGCGCGACGGAAGAACCTTTTCGCCCGAACGAAAAGTCCCAGATCGCATGCTTGCCGACTGGCAGCCTTAGGGCAAGAGTGACAAACTTAGTATGCTCTGCTTGCCGAAGCTACTGAAAGCACCGCGAGACAAGGCGGCACTTGGGCAAACGAGATGATAAAAGAGATGCAACCTAACAACCGGACGAGAGACTGTGAATGAATTGGGAGTACACGGCATGATATGGATGACAAAGGAAGACAGAGAGAATCTATCTAGATAGATGATTTGGAACGAGATGAGTGTGTAGTGTGAGCGAGATAGCACAATGTCGCTAATACTACGGTAATATGTGATTTGGACATGAAACAACGTTGATCAAGCTGAagcagaaaggaaaatgagcatgagagtgagagagagagagagagagagtgagagagagagagcgagagagagagagagggggaaaGACAATGAAAGCCAGAGCGGGAAAATCAAGAAGgataaaatgagaaaatctACTCAAATGAGAGTCAGCTAAAACGTGCTGggtttgtgatttttatcTTGCGGTTCTTTTTGAGATtggtttgggggggggggaagtacTTTtcgtttatcttttttttgtactgccGTTTATAGATGCACGAACCGATATTGTTTTGAGTAAGCATCTGCATCTCTACAAATCACTACGAAGAAAATATCCTTTAAGCCAGGAGCATGGCGCTTTGTAGGACAACTCTTGCTCCCATCTCACTTTCGGGAGCCAACTTTTCGTGGAACACGTTCCATAAcgtgacgtttttttttttttttacctacaAACATTAgccaaccacaaaaaaatcgcaccatcatcatccatttTACTGGTGAAGGACAttgtgaatttaaaattgatttttcgcACCACGTCACTGTTATTTCATGGCGCTCCTGGGGACCAAACGGAAACACGCACcgaatcgcacacacacacacatacacaaggcGGCAACCGCATCGATTTCCGTTGCAGGTCCACGGGTGGCTATGAATAACTTAAGGATAATTATGCTTATGTAACAACAAAGGATATCCTGGCTGGCCCCCGCATGTGCTTCGATGCTTTAACACACCCGAACGAATTTGAAACGGATCGAGCAAACAATCATTAACTCCACCGCCCCACCATCAGCTGCTCCCCCATTGACCACCGTCGTCGGCCGTTGTCGTTGTCATTGTGGTTAGCTCACCATGCCTGCTTGTGTACTTTTTCTACTTTGGCTTGACTTTTATACATTAGACGCTTTTGCACTTTTGTCAGCCGACAGACGTTAACAAGGGACCACTGGATCAATTAAATAATTGAACATACATATGCACAGTtatacacacgcgcgcacacacacacacacacacatacacacatacgaacACACACTTGTACACTGAACACGTTCGAATAATTGACCACTAGACACCAAACCGgaacgaaataaataataatttaatacacTTTTACATAACACTTCATAAGAAGACGGAAGCTAAACACGACGACGTTGCGGCAATACGACGGTTGCGAACGCATTGAATTTTCTGTTCCATAATGTTTATTTCACTGCGTTCTCTGCTGGCCTACTGGTGTGCTCCACTGCCACAATCTCTGCATCGAGCTGGAAAACACCGTTCcgagagaaacagagagagataGCGAGagggtttttcatttttccatttcacttcCAACGCTATCGCTGTCCTTTTCGATGCTTTTCTCCCTCCCGAACAAAGCGGAGAGTAAGTTTCTTCGAACAatatacacactcacactcacagTTGAATGGACATTGCACCAAACGGTGTTCGGGGCGGAAATGCAGCTTGACGACGGTGTGCGTGGTTGAGCGAATTTGAGCGGAAAAGaaagtttgcaaaataaaagcttctGACAAAGAAGTTATAGAATTTACCGAATTAGCCCATTGTAAATAGTGCTTCCCTTGCAAAAGTACTCCCAGAGCCTATCTCATTTCAAATCTGTGACATACGAAAAGCCGGTGAAAGTGAAGCAATTGATGTGGTAAGTATAAAGGTAGCATACATCATCTTGTGACAGGCATCCGATTGTGACTGAGAGTATATTGTCGAAATTTCGCTTTCCGTTGAGTCCTGTCGGCCTTTGGGAAAGTCTTGCAGGTGTGATGTGTCGGGAAGTGCTTTTTCCTGCGGTGCTTTATGCGaagttgctgctgcagcaagGCCAGTATTGCGTGGTTCTTCCTGCAATAGAGAAAAGCAGGATGATTTATATATTGATCATTTGAGAAGAGTAATGCAAAGCTGGAGATCCATTAGCTTATTGATAGTCCCACCGTAGGGGTTGTTCCACTGGAACCGATTCCTCGCATCAAAGACTGACCTTCTGGCTAttcattaaataaatataccaAAGTTGCTCGAATCCTAGGCTCAAGAGTGTTCTACTAATATATTGTCACCCATTCTCGGGTAGCCTTTTGGCTATTAGCTAGAACCAGTGACCTCTATCACAGTTAATGCGATAGAGGCCTCCAACTTCCATTCCTCTTAGAACCTCCGAGAGACAACATACACGCCAATGACTGGGACCTTAAccataattgttttaaaaataataataattttaaaaataaatctttcagACCCTTTGGTCCTCCAGAAGAGAGTTTTCCAACAAAATATATTGAACAGAGCTGAGATCAAACcaagcatgcccgggataaggcaaaaaacagTCAatacatgcggtgttgacaataccaCGCAATCCATcgtacttaaaataaattaaataaaagcacTCAGGTCGGTTGGTCATGAAAAATGTCTTTTGAAATTAAGACATGCTTTtcgaaaaatagtttttctaACGAACGCTCTCGGTTCACCCATTCTGAGCGGGTTTCATATGAACAGTTTTATCTCAAACATGGACAACGGGTTTTGTATAACAATGTCTATCTTATTCACCTTATCACACCGGCtaccgaatggcttactagacttgccgataccacgtggttggatagtcagtccacactacggggggacggtccggatgggatttgcaACCCtgtcctaccgtgtgaagacagGCACTGCGCCTGTCGccataccaccgggccgcccccggTCGATGATAATCTTCGCTATAAAGACGGATCCGGATCTGGGTGTCTTGCGTCAATGTATAACAACGATAAAACAAGCAGGCAATAAAGCCTACATTTTAATTACAACACTGTTGGTTGGCCCGAGTCTGTCGGTTTGGAGTGAAGAGGAACTGGTCGTCAAAATAGTTCTTtactatttaaaatttcttcccaCAGTTGCTTAGAATGTTTAGATGCCAAGCAGCCACGGAGCTTGCTAAATggcactgaaaaaaaaaacagtcttttatgtttttccacttttcaaaaacaaactttccaaTGTGCGGTTGAACACTGAAGGGtctaaaataattgattttttgtttttgtttgttggttgagCTAACGCTCACTTTGGCACATTGGTTAAGGCAGTACGGCTTGACGGTCCGATCAATATCGATTAGCTACTCCGTGCTGACACGTATAATCGCTTTTAAAAGCCCGTCGTGTCCGGCAACTCGTCGCTCGTCTCTAGAGAAAGCAAGACGGAGGAAAACGCCCGTTTGCATAATTGAGAGATTTGGCGTAATGCcaatattttgcaaaaacGATAACGGCTGGCACAAATGTTCGCATTCGGAGACAAAAGGGCagcgcacacagacacacacttacacacgtTTGCCTTGAATGTTTGACTTTTCCAGGGATGACTAAAAAAGGCAGCAAGcattataaaattttcaacaaaactgACGTTCTACGTACGTTTGCCTCCGTGCCCACctgtgtatatatatacaaaGAGAGAGCTGTGAAGGAAGCTCCAAAAAGATTTCTAAAAACTTGCCAACAGGTGTGTTTGCCAACCTGTTTCTGCACCTGTATGAGCGTTGACCGGATATGCAAAAACAACCATCGAGTACCATAAATTACCTCCTTCGGTGTTACTGCATTCGTGCTGTTTTGCAAAGTTTCCATTAGCGTTAGGTTCGTGCCACTGAATGGTGGCGTGTCCTCGAGGAGTGGCGTCTTGACACCGGCTATGACGGGGGATTTTTCCTCCGCTATAGTGGTTGGTGGCGTCCGGCCGGGTGTCGTCGAAATACTGCTTTCCGCGTAGAATGGCTCACTTTGGCGAAAGCTTCTGTCACCCGAGCTGTTGGATGAggctggtggcggtggtggtggtggtgatgtagTACCCACTGGACCACCGGTCGTAGCCGCCGCCAATGCTGCTGCTTGTCGCTCGGATCCGAGTTGTGCCTGTCGTTCCCTTTCCTGCGCTCTACGTTGATTCAACAGTTCGTTGTCGAGTTGCCTTATTTCCCGAGCTTCCCGCTATAAATGGAACGAATGCAAATTAAATGATTGTACACTCGCAACGGTTGTTTGAAACCTGTTGAGGTGCGTACCTTGCAATTCGCGGCATCGAGCTTCTGTTGCTTGTGGTGCTGTTCCCGATCCGAGGATTCATTTTTCTGCCGTTCCTTTGCCTTCTCTTCATCGGCTTGCCCTTTTTGTACGCGAATGGTCACAAGTAATTGTTTACAAAAGCAAAGAATATACAGCAATAATAACGGGACATTAGTTGGCACTGTTAGTGTCACCAGTGTGGTATTTAATGAAATTATATCTATAAAAGTTTTTCATTGCTTATTTGGGTTTGACTTACTTGAAGAACTTCCACCAGACGCCCCTGGTGGCGGAAACGAGAACCAAAACTGATGAGCCAGTTTGATATTCACTACAATAAGAGAGTACAATTGTTATGCTTTTTCTGTACTTTCTTCATTCCGCTTAGGACgacaaattaaaagatttttttaaatttaactttAACAATGAATATCCTGTGGTTAGATCTGCACCAACTACACACTGTCGAAAACACTTGGAAACAGTTCAACCAGCCAATCAAATTTAATCCAATTTTAGTCCAGCGTTTTGgtccatccattttttttaccacagaTGGAATCAATGCCATACTTTTTAAgggtgtttctgtttttgtttgttggatgAGAACTTCCCCAATGCAGAAATGTATTATTACCTTCAGACACTAGCAGCTGGCGATAATGGCGAACGAGATGTTTCGGTTGGCTAAGGAtgcactttatttattttacttaaacTACTAGCAATGAAAGTAAGATGCAGAACGGGATGCGATTACAACAGGGAGAGAGACAAAGTGAGAAAGAGACGGACAAGTGGGAAAAACACATAGACCTATCTCTACCAACTAGGAAAGATCGACGAGCAATTTTTACGACACTAAACCACGTACGGTGGGAAGAACACGCAGATCAATCTGGGTTTGGCCCACAACATGAAACGCTACCATCAAGCCCGTAACGAAACGCAACCCTATGTCAAGTAAATTGTTTCGGCAGCGCAACAGTTtatcgtcgtttttttttttttttgttacttacaTAACTTTGTTTCTGGCCAAAATAAACGACTGAATTTTTCTAACAATGCCGAACCACCGACCAACCACCGGAATGTCTCTTGTGACCTGAGTTTACCGAGGAAATGACCCCGTGCGCATGCGCCACAAAACCGTTACTTTATAAATATAACTATCATCAAGCTATCAATTCAATTTGGAAGTCTGTCCAATTTTTGGGGCCATACGGTTGACATAtgatgaattatttttccttaaaaTGTTACTATTATGAAACTTAAGTAATAGCTTGTTTCAATGGAAAACATTATGTGTACATGCATACGCAGCACGTGtctgaaaaaaatcataaagtTTTCATGACGATTGCTGTTTCCTCATTAATATggcataaatttaattttttaaaatctcaaatcATTTCTCTAtacttttaattgatttttatagcGACAGAACATTCcagtttgtaaaatattggCTCGTCTTATCAGTACTGCACTCTTTCGTTTTCTctttaaataattcaacaaaTCTTTTAAGGTTTTCATATGTTCATCCAAAGCGATAAACCAAAATAATATTTAGAAAAATTACTTTCCACCAGTAAAGTACAATAATCACTGTAATCGCAATTAAAAGcacatgaataatttatagctCCCGGCCAATTTTGGTATTCCAACGGATGAATTTCAAGCATCAGGTGCGACaggtactgggcgcctccatcgattgtagaattatttaaaaaatgcactaAAATGCATGCACCAAATGtaatttatgtatatttagaaaactaaacaaccatatttgttgttttcttctataGCTTGTCGgtaaatttctttaattttagaatttcaagaAATTATCCACAACGCATTGTTGattacaacacaaaaatttaGTGGCATAATACGCTCTAGGTCAGTGTGGTGTAACAAAAAGCCTTGTCCATACGactatgaaatttatttatgttctctctctctctctctctctctctctctctctctctttctatctcatatgataatattttttttctaatttggAGTTATATTATGCGGCGAGTAGacacataaaagaaaataaaatatttaacactGGTTTGCCCTAGATTCCAAACCTGGTTTGAGCCATTAAGTAGGTATCATAAATACGTGCAGCTTGATATTGACGTTTCGACAGCCAGCGACCAACCGAAAGCCGgggaaaattgtaaacaaagcCGGTGCTTATGGAATTGCTCGATAGAACGGTTTTTGAAAAGTTTAGCAAACATATTGCGATAAAACATCACCATTCCAGGGAAACTATCAGTGCAGTTACTTACGAGCAGCTATGGctcgaaatggaaaaagtaGCGAGGGTTCTAAGGGAACAGCACATCGAAGGGAAAGTTATCGGTGTACAATTGTCACACTGTCCTGCACTAATTGCCGTTATAGGAGGGTAAGAAATGTGGGATGAGAAATTAAGCCGTTCAACACGCTAAATCCACTGATCCGTATCTCTTGTTTCGCAGAATTATCTTGTCCGGTAACAGTTTCTATTGTGTAGATCCATCAGCAGTTGATCAACTTGTGTCCGAGTATGGTGAATGCGCTTCATTCCTTTTAGAGGATGGTAAGTCAAACTGGGTGTGCGATGGTTTGCAGTTCTGTTTGGGATTGTGCGTTTTTACGTCGCGCCTGATACTTGCAGTTAGTTTATCCTGCTCGGTAAGCTATCCTGGACTGGCCTTTTGTGTAAGAACGTCTGGTTCGACTGGTCGGCCCAAAACTGTGCTCGTTCCAAAGGCCTGCATAATGCCAAATGTACTGTCGCTTAGTGATCAGTTCGAGTTGTGCGAGCGTGATGTTATTTTTGTATGCTCACCTCCAACGTTTGATCCGTTTGTGGTCGATATTCTCATGGGTTTGCGTGCCGGAGCTACGCTTCTGCTGGTAGATAACTCAATACGTTTGTCAGCTAAACGACTTCTGTCCCGACTTTTTCCTGGTGTAACGGTAATGCAAATGACACCCTCTATGTTTGCACGTTGGGATTCGATTGATGTGTCGCAAATAATTTTTGGCCCTACAACAACGCTCAGGTTAGTCCGTAATGTATTAAAACTCAAGTTGAAGTGGtaattgaaattattgaaatgatGCTTTTACATTTAGAATTTTGGTTTTAGGTGGAGAAAAATTTCCAACACTGAAAACGCCTGCTGATAGCCGAGTGCTCTTATACAACATCTACGGCATAACGGAGGTTTCATGCTGGAGTATGATTCAACAAGTGTCTCACGAATATGTGTTAGATGTTCCACTTGGGAAACCACTGGATAATTCGATAAAGCTGCAGCTAAGGAACTTAGATGACGAACGTTtgcaaacgataaaaaatacCGTCGGCTCTACAGTAGGTCAACTGTACATCGGAAGTTGCTCTAGAAAATGTGTCATACTTGGAGAAGCAGACGAAGATTACGATATATTACTTGCCAAAGATGTCGTCTATCGACCTACGGGAGATGTGGTGGAAATTACCCCGGAAGGCAATTACTATTACCGTGGCCGAAGTAATCGAATGATCAAACGATTCGGATGCCGGATTAGTTTGTCAGTAGTGGAAACAGTACTGCAAAGCCATCCATCTGTCATACAATGCGCGTTATGCTTTATCAGTGAACAAAATAGATTGTTGATGTTCGTGAAAACAGACATCAATGATCTTTCGCTACAGGAGATGCTTTGGCGAGAAATGCGAGCTAAGTTAAAGCCAGAAAATCTCCCAGACGAATTACTACTGATCGACAGCTTTCCTCTGTCTGCACATGGAAAAGTTTGTACCGATGGATTGCGACAAATCTACGAACAGTTAAAACTGCAATCCTTCCAAGATGATAGTATTTcagtggtggatttttttcgAACAGAACTCAGTGCAATGGGAATTGCATATGATCGAGCGCCTGCAAAAGAgggtgaaagaaaaacgaggAAACTAAACACGTCGTTCATCGATCGTGGAGGATCGTCTTTTGTCGCCCTACGTTTACATACCGCTTTGGAAGACAAGTTCAAAATACAATTGCCAGAACTGATCACGCTGCTACTAAACCCATCGATTCCGTTGGAAGATGCTTTCAAATATGTCGAAAAGAATGTTTTATCTAAAACCATCTGCTCCGTGGAAGCTGAACCGAGAAAACTTGAAGTTCCTGATGAAAATTTGCTATCGATCGTTTGCCATTACAATTTGGAAAAATGCATAGATTCTCGCGCGACTATAATGTTTTGTAAGGATTTTGGGCATATCTTAACGGTTGGCAGCCATTCTGGGATCGTTTTAACGATAAGCATCGAGACAAATGCAGTCGTTTCAAGATTTTTGTTACCAGATCGAGTGGAATGTGCAGTTAGCTTCATCACGGTCGAGAACAACTTGGTGCATGGTGTAGTTGGATGCTATGACGGCTTTTTGTACTGCTTCAATCCGCTCGATGGGAGCCTAGGATGGAAGTACGATGCTGGAGCAATGATTAAATGTACTCCTCTTGTGCTGTCGTCAACGAATTTAATCATCTTTGGATGCTACAGCACCATCTCCAATTTACATTGCATTGAATGGGTAAACTCACAATGGTAAAAGAAAGTGTTAAACAGGTTAATataaatgctttatttttacagGGAAAATCTAGTCCGACGTTGCGATGGAAGGTGCAGATAGGAACCAAACCAATTTTATCCCAACCGTTGGTTTTAGGTGGTTACAACGGAAACTCAGTGTTGATTGCCACTTTGGACGGTACGTTAGCCTCAGTAAACATTTGCACAGGTTCTTGTGTGTGGAGCAGAGCATTGTCGTCAGGCTCCATACCAATATTTAGCACACCCACTTTTCTGCCCGAGTACAACCGGATTGCTTGTTGCTTAGTTGATGGCACCTTTGTAATATGCGATGCTTTAGCAGGAGCGGAGGTATGTTTGAAATTAGCAAACGGAAGCAATTTATTTCCTAAAATccctgtttcatttttttagatATCGAAACATAAGCTTCCCGGCAATGTTTTCTCATCGTTCGAAGCTTTAAAATATCCCGAAGATCGTGTACATTTCATTGTCGGATGCTATGATCGGAATGTGCATTGCATTGAG encodes the following:
- the LOC126564019 gene encoding beta-alanine-activating enzyme: MELLDRTVFEKFSKHIAIKHHHSRETISAVTYEQLWLEMEKVARVLREQHIEGKVIGVQLSHCPALIAVIGGIILSGNSFYCVDPSAVDQLVSEYGECASFLLEDGKSNWVCDGLQFCLGLCVFTSRLILAVSLSCSVSYPGLAFCVRTSGSTGRPKTVLVPKACIMPNVLSLSDQFELCERDVIFVCSPPTFDPFVVDILMGLRAGATLLLVDNSIRLSAKRLLSRLFPGVTVMQMTPSMFARWDSIDVSQIIFGPTTTLRILVLGGEKFPTLKTPADSRVLLYNIYGITEVSCWSMIQQVSHEYVLDVPLGKPLDNSIKLQLRNLDDERLQTIKNTVGSTVGQLYIGSCSRKCVILGEADEDYDILLAKDVVYRPTGDVVEITPEGNYYYRGRSNRMIKRFGCRISLSVVETVLQSHPSVIQCALCFISEQNRLLMFVKTDINDLSLQEMLWREMRAKLKPENLPDELLLIDSFPLSAHGKVCTDGLRQIYEQLKLQSFQDDSISVVDFFRTELSAMGIAYDRAPAKEGERKTRKLNTSFIDRGGSSFVALRLHTALEDKFKIQLPELITLLLNPSIPLEDAFKYVEKNVLSKTICSVEAEPRKLEVPDENLLSIVCHYNLEKCIDSRATIMFCKDFGHILTVGSHSGIVLTISIETNAVVSRFLLPDRVECAVSFITVENNLVHGVVGCYDGFLYCFNPLDGSLGWKYDAGAMIKCTPLVLSSTNLIIFGCYSTISNLHCIEWGKSSPTLRWKVQIGTKPILSQPLVLGGYNGNSVLIATLDGTLASVNICTGSCVWSRALSSGSIPIFSTPTFLPEYNRIACCLVDGTFVICDALAGAEISKHKLPGNVFSSFEALKYPEDRVHFIVGCYDRNVHCIEYLRRNGESLSLKWRIEVQSQIYATPQSAKSHLIVCTTSGWVNLIDVRENCEETQTEQKIVAAIKMNGELFATPVVHDDLVFVGCRDNFLYCLRVNV